In Plasmodium knowlesi strain H genome assembly, chromosome: 8, the DNA window TTTCTCGTGtccattatattttattccatctcatttcattttgctcCATTTGatgtttatttcttcatattATTCTTACACCCCCTAAAAGGGGACAACCTTTTTCAGTTCGCACACTGAAACTTTTCTACGTCGCAACAGTGgacagttaaaaaaaaaaaaaaaaggggggaatacACAACAGGTTGCAAAAACAACGCCCATATTAAATCTCAAATGACTTCCACATTGtgcaaaattataatttataaaataaagtgaATACCCTTAGTGCTCCGTTTAGGCAGAAATACGTCCCTCGCGTCATTAGCGTTcgtattttatttcctttttattttcatattaGCCGTGAAATAGATGAAGGCCTAGATGCTGGAACAACATTTATGATACCACTACTGTGACGCTTCGAAGAATGTGCAGTAATGCTTGTACGAGCGCAGCAATCGAAGGCTCCCCAAGAACAAATACATAGATTTTGTCTACATAGAAAGTCAAATACAGGAAAGCAAAATAGAAGGAGAATTTTTTGGCAAAAGGAGGAATCACTCTGCAGTTTAGCAaaactgaattttttttttttttttttaactctttGTCGAAATCGTGGTACGCAAGTAAGCGACCAGCTCTACTCACAAGTGCACTAGAAGAGCGTTCCACCTGTACGCTCTTATGTGCAcctatatttatgtatgcaCCGAAGTGGGAATGCTCTTAAATGCGACCCCATTAAAAATTGTCACGCTCAGCACATTTCGAGATTTAGCCCCAATACAATAACCATCTACTACACAGAGGGGGACAAATTCCACAGGGAACATTCAGCAGGAAGAcatgaaaagtaaaaaatggaaagttgCAGGAGAGGTGAAAGCAAACATATGCACTTCCTAAATAATGTcaattctaaaaaaaaattaaatattgtagaaaaaaaaggcatactAGAAAAGGTGCACATACTGccaataaaaagaaaatgcgaAAATACAAATGCTCTTTACAGGAAACTACAGTTGTTGATAAATGACCAATGCGTCCTGAATGAGGGGTTCATAATTGCcgtaaatgaagaaaaggaaagggtaCCCGAGGGAAAAAACACACGGCAAAATCTAAAGGAGGGACTAACAAATGACATGGAGGgcacaaataaaaatgaaaacaacaCAATAAGCACAAATTCTCTCGAAAAAATAAGCAGCTCTAAAGAGGAATCTTGCAAAAATGCAGACTCATGGGAAGTTCCGCATAGGAAGGAATCGAACAATCACACACCAAAGAAAAgttcaaatgaaaaaaacagtATGAACAAACCAAATAATGACAACATTTgcttaaatgaaaaatgcagCAAAGAAAAGTTAACAGACGAAACTtaccattttgaagaaagcACAGACTACTATGTTGTTGTAAATTGCATACCCTCCAAGGGAATCCTCACTCGGGACACCCTAATTTACACGGATGGAAAATACGtggacaatttaaaaaaaattcatctcATAATAATACGAGataaatactacaaaaaatatgaaagaaaattgaaaaaaaaatttttttctttaaaaaaatatatacttaaaaaaggcaatcaattttttaatgaagCTATGTCCTTGATTCCGTTTTCCTTTGACAACTTTTCGAGTAAGTGCAATacagaaaagagaaaatgtagtagtagtagtagtaccTTCGAAGGAAAGAACGTAGACACTGTCACGACCCACCGTACCACCACCAAGAGAAGAAGTCTCGTCCTGGAAAAAATCCTTCTTACCTGTCTGCACCCCTATTTCAAGAAAAACAGAACTAAGCTATTCTACTCAGGCAAATTACTcattataaataatttttcatttctcgtTGTGAAGATAGATGCTGACGTGAATGTGGGCTTCGTGGATAACTCTACGGTTAGTAATGAAAAGGGGCTCATCTGTaaagtgtgtgtgtgtatgtaccATTGGGTATCCACCCACGGATGatatttcatcctttttttaacgcCTCTATATGGGGAATTCATGATATTTTTGACATGCCCTCAATAATTTACTTTTTATGAATccctccccctcccctccCGCAGGAGATTTGCTTGAACGCAGATACGTATGACCCGTTTAGGAACGTGCACATTGTACCCCTGTATGACACACTACCGACTACCTATAATTATGACATCTTTGCAGACTACATCAAACCATACATAGAGAGGCATTACTTAAGTTTGTTTTCCATGCACGacacctttttttacaaaggAGTGCAATTTAAAATTATGGGCATCGACCCAATGAACATCAAAtatggaagaggaagaattaCCTGCAACACATTTATATACACCGATGGGGCAATCAAGCCAACTTTCTTCGACGTTATTTCGAATGAGTCCATAAATTATATCCAATGCTTACCCGTAGAATACAAACCATATGCTGTTTTGAACATACTGCAACAGTTAGATGCAGATTCTTTGTTACGACTCTTCCCATCAACGAACGCCAACCTGCAGGAAAGTGCCCTCAATGAACAGCGCATTCTAAACCATTTGGATAAGTATAAGTACGTATATAGGAATCATACACGGGAGGATAATCAGAGTGGGAAGATGCTCCTAGACGTAGATGTGGAGGAACAGACagatgcaaaaaataaaagtagcAAATTTGCATATGAACAGTGTGCAGTTTGCTTCGAATCTTTTCAGAACTACGACAAGTGTATCAAGTTGGCTTGTCTTCACACCTATCATTGGAAATGCGTCAAAAATTGGTTTCGGTTTAACCTCACTTGTCCCTGTTGCCGGCGCGAATTGATCATTTAGGTCGGTCAACAAGCAACTCCCCCAAGCTTCCATACAGGCGCATGCTGCATAGAAATGGCtatcttaatttttttttttttttttttttttttttttttacaaatgggAGCCTACTCCGTGAAGTCATGGACTCTTCAACGCAATTTCCATTTACAGGTGCTACAAGAAAacacaaaattaaaatgaagtaaaaCGCATCTAACgaattttcttcccatcGGTATTGCCGCGTAAATAACCTCTCAACAGATTGATATGGCACTGTATAGCCGAATCAACGTGGGTGTGTGTATGGTTGTTTTTTCCCGCGTGTAGCCTGACTGGCCAAATCACCACAACTatcttgaagaaaaaaatgaaaaatggagGTCATCCCATGTGTGGGAATAGTTTACAATTTCGCGGCAATACAAAACCCAACATAaatgagaggaaaaaaaaaaaaaaaaaaaaaaattcgaatgTCCAAAGGATGTAATTCCGTGATAAGGCAATTCGTCCTATCTTTCCCCTTCAGCtgaaatttgttctttccattttagtAAAACACTTGCTAGGCGGAAATATGGgatttcccccccaaaaCCGAGCCTCCAAAGGGGCAagtgtaaatttttaatttatggatcgttagctattttttgtttacacGTGGGTTAGCCACAAAAGTAACATGAACCCCTGTGCATCGCACCTACCTTTCATTCTCGCGTTAACAATCCATCAATCctcaatatatatatatatatatattttaagtgCGCATAATTtgtgcgagaaaaaaaaaaaaatatatatattattcgGATTAGATAACCTTTTACCAAttttgagggaaaaaataaaatgaagaggtCCAGGTCAAACTGAATTGGACCCTTTTAATCGTTCGCCTTGCACTTCTACACGAAATATTGTTCCTGGCGCCATAGCGCTGTGACGTAATTTTGTAGTTGGCAGCTTGACCTGAGGGGGAGAACCCCCCGATGGTGGCGCCACATTTGGAGAAACAAAACGCGAGAAACGCCGCACGTGGGTTTGTATCTATGTgtggaataaaaagagatgTCATCCTCAATTTTCGAATTATGCAAAAGCCCTGCGATGAATAACGCCCTCATGCACACACACTTAAACGCTCACATAAtccgaaaaaaatgaacttcaTAAAAACACACATTTATGAGCAGGAGTACACgaatgaaggaataaaagagcaTGAAAAGGACGCCAGGAGCGCAAAAGAAATTgacgaaaataaaaggttAAAGGAGCTACCAGAGTTTAAAAGGGACCATCAATTCTTAAGTCTATCAGAACAATtggaactgaaaaaaaataacaacaatGGTACAGGCACACTAGGGAAAGATGATGAAGCAGGACTCGTGAACATTTATGACATGCCAAATATGACAGAAGAATATGCAGAATATTACGACAATTATGCGAAACATGATAATTATAGTATTGAGAAAATcagggaaagagaaaaagaagtagaaTTTGAATTTAAAGAAgctataaaaaattatgcaaagaaaaaggaattaaaggaaaaagaagacgaAGTAGATTTgttgaaagaagaaagtaaTCATGTTAATTTAAgtgagataaaaaaaaatataattaaaaaaaaaaaaattattccaatGAAGACCAGTGTGAAGGCCATTATaaagacaaagaaaaaaaatgccatctCTTCTCCGAAGGGGGACCATTCCAACGTCAAAAAGGTTTCCACCCCTGAGAAGAATTCACTTTTACTTGGTTATTCGGATTATTCAGATGAGTAGCGGGATATGATTTACTTATGTAAATTTATTTGTATATTCCCTCCCCTTCTGCGTATTAACAGCCCTCTCTGAGTCAACCGATATGTTTACACCCCTTTATGGAGCATTTGATATCGGCCCTTTTGAGGGAAACACAATTTGCTTAACTTTTTGAAATGATAGCGAAGGTAGACATGTGAATATTTCCGCCATTTTATCGAACGACAGAAATACACGAGATGACGATGTTGCTACTTTTCTTCCgtgtgtttcctttttttttttttttttttttttttttttttgtttgtttttcccattttgttcacCCCCTGTGGAGGGATACTCCTTCCCTCGCTTTATTAAGTGTGCGAAAAAAGCATCacccataatttttttcaccacaaCGAAATAAACAGTTGTCACACGTGCAATTCGCCCATGTTAAGCTTAACttatcttttatttcttttttcgattaaacgttattttaaaaaaaatgacttaATGATGCTGACACCGTTATTACACTACTTATCATCTGCTATTCCCCCCCAATGGGGATTACATATGGAGAAACAGACATGTACAGGAATAATGTATTTATTCTTGATTCTTACACGACTTCCTCAGCgtgggtgaaaaaaaaaatttattaacaATTTGGGAAATATATTCACACGCTGGAATTTCCGTAGATGGTAGGAGATTACTCCTTTTTGGTATGTTCAggtaaatttattttttttttacatacatCAAGGCCCAGTCGAGACGCTCGTCCGCAGGGGTGTTGTGTTTACAATTGCAAAGAGAGCATCCCGCGGCGTTCCCTGTCGTAACATTTCTCCTACTATATTACACAAAATACCATTTTCACGTAACGAATACACCGGAGgggggcataaaaaaaatatatatatatatatatacatatatgtttttccCT includes these proteins:
- a CDS encoding RING zinc finger protein, putative, translated to MESCRRGESKHMHFLNNVNSKKKLNIVEKKGILEKVHILPIKRKCENTNALYRKLQLLINDQCVLNEGFIIAVNEEKERVPEGKNTRQNLKEGLTNDMEGTNKNENNTISTNSLEKISSSKEESCKNADSWEVPHRKESNNHTPKKSSNEKNSMNKPNNDNICLNEKCSKEKLTDETYHFEESTDYYVVVNCIPSKGILTRDTLIYTDGKYVDNLKKIHLIIIRDKYYKKYERKLKKKFFSLKKYILKKGNQFFNEAMSLIPFSFDNFSSKCNTEKRKCSSSSSTFEGKNVDTVTTHRTTTKRRSLVLEKILLTCLHPYFKKNRTKLFYSGKLLIINNFSFLVVKIDADVNVGFVDNSTEICLNADTYDPFRNVHIVPLYDTLPTTYNYDIFADYIKPYIERHYLSLFSMHDTFFYKGVQFKIMGIDPMNIKYGRGRITCNTFIYTDGAIKPTFFDVISNESINYIQCLPVEYKPYAVLNILQQLDADSLLRLFPSTNANLQESALNEQRILNHLDKYKYVYRNHTREDNQSGKMLLDVDVEEQTDAKNKSSKFAYEQCAVCFESFQNYDKCIKLACLHTYHWKCVKNWFRFNLTCPCCRRELII